One window from the genome of Bacillota bacterium encodes:
- a CDS encoding CBS domain-containing protein — MKVADVMTREVITISPEQTLEEAARMLVETGVSGIPVVEDEKVVGMLSERDLLEARSEPRPPRYLELLGGIIYLDSTREFSRQLEKMTATSVAQLMSRDVVSLSPDNSLDEAAKIIIDRGINRVPVVDGEKKLVGIITRTDVLRGIMKAD; from the coding sequence GTGAAAGTTGCTGATGTTATGACCAGGGAAGTAATCACAATCAGTCCGGAGCAAACCTTGGAGGAGGCGGCCCGGATGCTGGTGGAGACCGGTGTCAGCGGCATTCCAGTGGTGGAAGACGAAAAAGTGGTCGGTATGTTGAGCGAAAGGGACTTGCTGGAGGCCCGCAGCGAACCGCGGCCACCCCGCTACCTGGAGTTGCTGGGGGGGATAATTTACCTGGACAGCACCCGGGAGTTCAGCCGGCAGTTGGAGAAAATGACCGCCACCAGTGTCGCTCAGTTGATGAGCAGAGATGTAGTTAGTCTCTCCCCCGACAACTCCCTCGATGAGGCAGCGAAAATTATCATCGACAGAGGGATAAACCGTGTGCCGGTTGTGGACGGGGAGAAAAAATTGGTGGGGATTATAACCCGTACCGATGTACTGCGGGGCATAATGAAGGCAGACTAA